The Halictus rubicundus isolate RS-2024b chromosome 5, iyHalRubi1_principal, whole genome shotgun sequence nucleotide sequence GCAAGTTTACCATCTTTTGGTCCGCAGTACAATAACAACACTTCCATTCACATGCTTTAGAGTATTATTCATTATTGTTTAgtattattcatttattattattccGTCACAACACGATGAACGCACATTGTATGAATCGAGTCTCCGAGGTACAATGAAGAATGAACGGGTATCGGTTATTAATGTGACGTTGGTCGCGTAAATACTGATGTACATGACGCACCACGATCAAATTGGATTCAGATACCTTACAGCTGCCGAACGTTTCTGCCTTCACGTGCTTTTTCAAGTCACGGGCTTGGAGAAATTTCTAACTGATCATTCTTGTCGATTTTATCATTAATTGTTCTCAATCGCATCAGTTTATCTCTGCGTCTAATCAAATGCGTTCCATCACGTGCGTTTCCAGAAATAGATTTTTTAACTATTATAGactataattatatttttatatttaccaCACTTCCATGAACAGGTGTCATTCTCTCTTCACGATTTGCCCAACTGACGTGAGACACTTTATTCTCATTGCCCAGCGTACCATTTTGGCTTTGCAGCGGAGTCTGTGGCTTCGATGTCCTGTCCACCCTTGGCGCTTTGCGATCTATCAACTGAATAAATGAAACAAATTAATCTACACCTTTCATTTACGTAAAGGATGATTCTCCAATTTAAGATGGATACCTGTAGCAAATTAGGACTAGAATACGAACGCTCCAAACCACTGCCTCTTGACGAGGAACTTTCCGATTTTAAAGGCTTCTTGTGAACACTAGGTTCAATATCCTTCGGCGGTTCTTTCAGGTTATTCTTTGCAGTTTTCCTTTACAAATgggaataattattattagccagcagatttttatgcaaaataaacattgacCGCGTTAATTGTAAGacacaggagctacatagatatgtatttctttttaaagtaattttaataagttgaaaataatagaatagtatttttaatttcattaagtgttttcactgtttcgtaTTTGATATACACATTCTCGTAATAAATATCTGCATATCtatgcagtctaattattataacgTCCATGGGGCTAGATATTTATGACTCGACCTGACACTTACTCTACCAATTTTTTTCTCGCTTTGGCTATGTTCTTCATGTCCAGCTTCGCGGAGGCAAGATTAATTTCTAAATTACGCTTCTCGCGGTTGTCGGCAGTGGTGAACTCGATCGGCTCCGTTCGCGAGTAATACTTATTAAGATCTTCTTCGAGCTTCTTGTACTCATTTTTCTGTTGCATAAAAGTGAAGCTGTCTTTCGTTTTATATCGTTAAATTTCGTTAACTTATAATGTTGAACGTTCGTTACCTTTTCCTCTAGTTTCCGGCATAGAGATTCCAAGTTACCACGGATGAACTCCTCCTCGTTCGAGCCTTTGTACTCGGTGCTGTACTGCATGCATAAGGCGCGTTCTTGCTCCAGGATGTCCTGCTCCAAACGCATGTGGATTTTCGCGAGTTCGTTCAGCTGTCGCAGCAATTTCAACACGGCCTTAGCATCGGACGCATCTAACAGAGACGGTTTATTGCTGCGATCGACAGTCGGTTTCATGATGATATCACTTTTCTTCCTTACGTTTAATTTCCTTTCGTGTTCGAGCTTTGACGAACCTTTGCTGAACCGCTTCCAAACGTCGTTGCTAACATTGATCCGTTCCAGCTCCACGGAACTGTTCTTGATCGTGGAGCCATTGTTCATAAAGTTGTTTGATTTTATAGTAGATACATTGCTACTTATGTCCATGTCCATGTGCTTGTAGACAATATCGTTCGTGGAAATGTTCGTCCTCGCAATCTCATCCTTATTTACAGACTTTAGGCTATGCAGTTTCTTCTCGCGCCATTTGTTGACATCGTCCTCGTCGTCAAAGTGTATCCATTCAGGGTACTCGATGGTATCCAGTATTTCGCTCGAGACATTATCTAATTTAGGCTCCGCGATGATATTAGGGTTCGTCGTATACGCTGGATAGCGAGTTAGCCATTCCGCGTAACCCCCGTCAAGAATAGTGATTTTTTTGTGTTGTATACCAGGGTCCCAATTCTCTAAAATCTTTCTGAACACGTTCAGCGGATTGTTGGGCGTCAGAGTCTTGCTCGATGTATTCCAGTCGAGTAAAACGGTAACATCGACGTGCTGTGCTCCTCTGTGTCTGAACAAGTCcaaagctttcttctccttgCGAAGATGCCTCTCAAAATGCGACGCTAATAACCTGAAACCattcaaaaaagaaattagggcacaataatatcctttcctcgaaAAGAAATATCGTTTGCTTACCCAGTCTTTATCTCAGCACTCGGAAtgttgatatatttattagacctTATTCTGGAGCTATCAAACTGCGATTTAGACCTAATGTCGATTATCAGATATCTGCCGTATATGTCTTGAACCAATTGAAACAGCTGTTCACAGTTTATGATCTCTTCATTATCGCCAGCCAGCGGGTCTCTGGTCGGTGTTTCTGGCAGTTCAATAGGACCGTCGATCGAGGACATAAATGAGTCGATAATAGCATCATTATCGATCTCCATTTTCTCCAGACTATTGTTCTTTCCTGTCATTCTTGCTTTTGCTTGCTGCTTGTACCTTGAGTCTAACCTTCTATTTAAGTCTGCAAGTATTTTTTTTACTTCATTGATCTACAATGTAAACATGATATATAGATTTCTCTTGTTTTTACTTCTGGACAGTATTGTGTCAAAGTATTGCGTGTCTCTTCAGGGCTTTACAATTCAAGAGACCTTGATTTGTGAATGGCAAAACTTAATAAAAAACAACCGGCTTCCCACCTGATTAACGCTTAAATCCGTCAGTGAGTATATTTTGTCGTCTTTGTACTCGTATGTTGTTTTCAACCATTCTATAGAATTTAGCCATCTGGTCAACATAATGAACCTGTCCTCCTCGTTCCCATGTTTTGCTTTGTCTTCGGCTTTGTTGTACATGACCGGTAATCTTTTGCAGACTTCAGTCGGTCTTTTGTTTACATAATCGACTTTTGCTTTTTGCAACAGGTCGTTTATACTCGTGTACGTTAAGGACCTTTTCTCAGACATCTTTGAATTCAACATTGTCGACTATGTGTGTACACGACAATGTGTCATGAAGGTCTACAAACGTGAAACGATACAAACAAGTTTTCGATCGTCCCGTAGTAAAATTTGATTCACAAAAGAAAAAGGTACACAGGTACTTACATTTTTTTTCCCAGGATAGCTGTTGAAATTAGGATGCGCACATTATGCAAACTTAAACTGTCGGATAAAACTTAGAGTTTCTATTCGCGAATAGAAATGTCACTTCGTACCATTCCCTCTACGCTATCGTGCTCTCTGTCGTGAAGCATAGTAACCTTTATACGAACTGTACGTGTACGCATAACAAAGCTGGATAACCCAACTACAATCGCATTAGCGGTTCTACGGCAGATCTCCTTAAGCACAGCTGAATCTTTTAGGTTGCATTCAGTTACAGTAACGCATACCCATGGCTCTCCAACATTTTAGTAACGTGACACTTGGTACGGAACATGTAGGGCTACGTGTGTTGccgcaccttgccgcagcgctagcgtcgccggcgtgcaagcggcaagagcgagtcgccgctctcgactctgcgtgtccgacgacccaaaGCGGATTTGCCGCCGTTGAGATTCTTAATCTCTCTCTCATGTAACAACCTTCCTCGAAGAAAGTCGCaataaagttctctgtactacaacacgcaacagtgccttccaccagtttccggtttcccggcggtagtaggccgcagtctggaaattccccagaccgtaaacctacaaaCATTTCGACCCGACGCCATCTGCCATTATTTGCCCCAAAGTATATACAggatgattaaaaaataaatcgcACAATTTACTGACGTGTCAATTCAAGTGGTTCTGAAGCGCTGGAAGTGTAACGGCACTGCCAAAGAGGCGCAGAGAGTGCTCATGCCCAGGGTTTTTGTGCAACCAATATTGTTTTGCCCGATGACCCAaatttagcctggatcagatcctGCACTCACGGTAGGGTGTCTCCACGTTTAGCATGGATGAGATTTCACATTCAcgtttagcatggaacagaccCACACCACGgacgaggtatagaagtagaccaatcaccatatgggttttcgtgtctcacgatctgaaataccgacatcatAAACAACAACTATATGatgataaatgttgcaactagatccacgagaagcttagaccatatacctataataaatggaaggacctccgatcgaaggaatacaaattttaggtaaaaaatatcaattttaagaaaaggaacttttgaaaaattcagaagcaaatttcaatcagaaatccaggaaaaaaggtgacgatgtttattgaatgacaaggtaatccgaaacaaaaactgtgtgtttcggttagtaattcaaaggagcttaccaagaagctGAAGGTGGACCAGGagaaaacaaggaaagcattgaaggcccaTAGTAAGGCACCTTAGCCCATAGTAAATTCgatagcctaaagtaaattctgatacaattcaattaaatacacaagatTTTATAATTAGTCAgtcttaaatttcattttacaatgttatcgtaaattataaataaggcgctattagctcgatattattctctatttgtaagattactagaagttcttacaaatagagaataataccgatttcccgggtctcaccacgaggaggttgctgcacaagagacccgaaaggaagccagaaggaattcaatacgcttccttctgactccctttcttacaatgacgatttataatcttacaaactaaatttcgcagcctatgtcgagtaattattgcggagaaaaaggtgtgagtcggaaaagaagtctccgatccacgggaggtgaagaacgaatcaggcagaaggctctgattctttcggagaaggaaacaaaaccgaaccagagcagaaggctctggatcgaggggtgacgcgacgcgtacaatgcttgcagcccaactccagccagcatcgatacccgacgtgtcctcacgaagagcgatggccgagagaagcgttcaaatgataccctaagtttcccccacccacctgttgccaggcaacgactagcgttgaggcgactcgggtggacttacggcagggaggattttacacgagtgaacaggtctctcgaacatccctctcaatggatctacgccgagcaccggtaccaaccggtctggtacatgcAAGCAAGGTcgaaacgagtcttcgtacgatgcattgtcttcgttcgatgataaactgcaactgttgtactcaatctgaaacagattaataatgattagacacaaaacaatggaggaacgCTGAAGGCGACGAAacaaagacaaaacgatgaccccgtacacgagtacggcctacctaatatgcacaagagtgcgaatctaaccggctcacgagagccaagctaagcgcacacacgagtgcggcctgaCCAACAAGAAACCAACAATAGTAGATGAAGTCAAGtcacctgtggcaatctctccacaaattttcaaacaaattcgttggatagtttcgtttttatagattttttgccgctttttggccatttggcaccactgtgcggcgtctcgcgattctggcatcacgactgaacgAGTCTggtcgagctcgatgaatgcggtagtgttcATACGTCTCGTactgttgcgttcgtcgtttattttctcactacaaacgtgaaagaaaataatacaactacatTCTGAATCAGTAGTGAAAAGATTGTCATCttgcaaaaaacgatcaactacatataattattgattaattaatgctTAACTCTTTCTAGATATTTTGCaagattctttaaagctaaagtttatgttgtttaaatgaaatatacatgaaaatatatagtaaattttaatttaattcctTTTtgaagttcagttacaaaatatatcaaaatggttgcgtattaatgtaggaggcagacgcgcGTGAGCATGCGTGTGTTACATACATATAGGGACTCTTATTAATATGTGGATAATCTTaagaaaacaataatttttttaatattggaccatacaacatggatttcttttttgagaagttagaaaaattggtttgctacatcatgcgaaaaaaattttttgaaaaattaaacttggtcgaaattgcagagaaaatagtcaaaattgtattttactaCATTTTTAATGGTAggaaaccaattgttctaacttatAAAGAAAATTCAGAGTCGCATGATCCaagattaaaaaagttatcgtctctTTAACAGtattcgaatattaatgggagtcactgtaaatgtttgtaaaaaattcattactgctttaaaataaaatttcagtttgtgAAAATTATGCTAGTTATTGATCACATTactaattaaattttcttttgtccGCCACTTTACGTAtgtagggtaagagacccaattactgtgggggtaccaattactgtgcctatattaattatatttatttttaaagcataataaatattaaaaaagagacactaaatttttttcattaaaatcagttaatatatacatatgt carries:
- the LOC143354148 gene encoding uncharacterized protein LOC143354148, giving the protein MLNSKMSEKRSLTYTSINDLLQKAKVDYVNKRPTEVCKRLPVMYNKAEDKAKHGNEEDRFIMLTRWLNSIEWLKTTYEYKDDKIYSLTDLSVNQINEVKKILADLNRRLDSRYKQQAKARMTGKNNSLEKMEIDNDAIIDSFMSSIDGPIELPETPTRDPLAGDNEEIINCEQLFQLVQDIYGRYLIIDIRSKSQFDSSRIRSNKYINIPSAEIKTGLLASHFERHLRKEKKALDLFRHRGAQHVDVTVLLDWNTSSKTLTPNNPLNVFRKILENWDPGIQHKKITILDGGYAEWLTRYPAYTTNPNIIAEPKLDNVSSEILDTIEYPEWIHFDDEDDVNKWREKKLHSLKSVNKDEIARTNISTNDIVYKHMDMDISSNVSTIKSNNFMNNGSTIKNSSVELERINVSNDVWKRFSKGSSKLEHERKLNVRKKSDIIMKPTVDRSNKPSLLDASDAKAVLKLLRQLNELAKIHMRLEQDILEQERALCMQYSTEYKGSNEEEFIRGNLESLCRKLEEKKNEYKKLEEDLNKYYSRTEPIEFTTADNREKRNLEINLASAKLDMKNIAKARKKLVEKTAKNNLKEPPKDIEPSVHKKPLKSESSSSRGSGLERSYSSPNLLQLIDRKAPRVDRTSKPQTPLQSQNGTLGNENKVSHVSWANREERMTPVHGSVHPGITGLKNLGNSCYMNSIIQCLSNTTHLAKYFTDNLYIEDLNKNNDNNTQGQVVEEVAQVIKALWRGQYKSISPHDLKIVVGQYKLQFESYEQQDSHEFLTFLLDWMHNDLKRKCKVPLEMTVAEEAWDKAMGSMKSIISDLFFGQLRSTITCSFCKQSSTTYESFNSLTTSLPHSNRCTLNDCILKFVTGQKVVGWKCPKCQTPREATKKFDFVKLAPIVVIHLNRFAESGGWFEKRNTAVDFPLTDFNLKSYLATDSNTLTISNIRSYDYSLYAMSNHYGTMEGGHYTAFCKNATQNKWYKYDDQTVTEVTANQVKSQNTSAYLLFYTSYSSNII